One Kiritimatiellia bacterium DNA window includes the following coding sequences:
- a CDS encoding bifunctional metallophosphatase/5'-nucleotidase: MPLGFRTISSRLRSGALALLLAIASVAVAAARPVRVTILHTTDLHGAIRPTEDYSGRKNVGGLLRCATLIRQIRAESANTLLIDCGDLFQGSAESWLDRGRIMVRAIDVLDYDAWVIGNHEFDWGLEALKSLHDLSAVPMLAANIVPRKGRAHPLPKVRPFLIREVDGVRIAIVGLTTPGMPLWFTPDMLGDCLFERSVDSLRRVMPVVREQQPDIWVLAVHQGIKPDADDHANEIRAIAREFPEFDIILGAHTHRAVPEAWPNPKTLYTQAGYFGIWLGRVDLEYETVERRIVRKSARLYDVDENIPPDAELERVFADEIRRAEDFLQRPVGQAVAPIDWKPDATGRSPIQALLSRAIAEASGAQIVLHGALSQHSLPEGEIRMADVWRIVPFENRIALMHLTPAEILEILRENAVQQGSMSFLGIWGANYEWANSDDGTPIPVRLVLSDGTFPHPRKRFAVAVNSYVVASGGGRFRRLREIAERPESRMRLLDVDTRRAVLDYINKHSPLDPQRLMEAK, translated from the coding sequence ATGCCCTTGGGCTTCCGGACGATCAGCTCAAGATTGCGTAGCGGCGCCCTGGCCTTGCTGCTGGCGATCGCATCTGTGGCGGTCGCCGCCGCCCGTCCCGTCCGGGTGACGATCCTTCACACGACGGATCTCCACGGTGCCATCCGTCCGACCGAGGATTATTCGGGACGCAAGAACGTGGGAGGTTTACTGCGGTGCGCGACCCTGATCCGGCAGATCCGCGCGGAGTCGGCGAACACCCTGCTGATCGATTGTGGCGACCTATTCCAAGGCTCCGCGGAGAGCTGGCTTGATCGCGGACGGATCATGGTTCGAGCGATTGACGTTCTGGACTATGATGCATGGGTGATCGGCAACCATGAGTTCGACTGGGGCCTTGAGGCCTTGAAGTCCCTGCACGACCTGTCCGCCGTTCCGATGCTCGCTGCCAACATCGTTCCGCGAAAAGGGCGCGCGCACCCTCTCCCGAAAGTTCGCCCGTTCTTGATCCGCGAAGTGGATGGCGTTCGTATTGCGATCGTGGGGCTGACCACTCCGGGCATGCCGCTTTGGTTCACGCCCGACATGCTGGGCGATTGTCTGTTCGAACGATCAGTTGATTCGTTGCGGCGCGTGATGCCGGTGGTCCGCGAACAGCAGCCCGATATTTGGGTGCTCGCCGTCCACCAGGGGATCAAACCGGATGCCGATGACCATGCAAACGAAATTCGAGCCATTGCGCGGGAATTCCCTGAATTCGACATCATTCTCGGCGCACACACGCATCGGGCGGTTCCGGAAGCCTGGCCCAACCCGAAGACGCTGTATACGCAGGCGGGCTACTTTGGCATCTGGCTCGGGCGGGTTGACCTGGAATACGAGACGGTCGAGCGGCGAATCGTCCGAAAGTCGGCCCGGCTCTACGATGTCGATGAGAACATCCCGCCGGACGCTGAGCTTGAACGGGTTTTTGCAGATGAAATTCGAAGAGCCGAGGATTTTCTCCAGCGGCCTGTCGGACAAGCAGTTGCTCCAATTGATTGGAAGCCGGATGCCACGGGGCGATCCCCGATCCAGGCCCTGTTGAGCCGGGCGATCGCTGAGGCGTCCGGCGCCCAGATCGTCCTCCATGGCGCGCTGTCGCAGCACTCGCTGCCCGAGGGGGAGATTCGCATGGCGGACGTCTGGCGGATCGTACCGTTTGAAAATCGTATTGCGCTGATGCACCTGACCCCTGCGGAAATTCTCGAAATCCTGCGAGAAAATGCGGTGCAGCAGGGCTCCATGTCCTTCTTAGGCATCTGGGGCGCGAATTATGAGTGGGCAAATTCGGATGACGGGACCCCTATTCCAGTTCGCCTGGTTCTTTCCGATGGGACATTTCCCCATCCGCGGAAACGCTTCGCCGTCGCGGTCAACTCTTATGTGGTGGCTTCAGGCGGTGGACGGTTTCGGCGGTTGCGCGAGATCGCGGAGCGGCCGGAATCGCGAATGCGCTTGCTCGATGTGGATACCCGGCGGGCGGTTTTGGACTACATCAATAAGCATTCGCCGCTCGACCCGCAGCGATTGATGGAGGCGAAGTGA
- a CDS encoding O-antigen ligase family protein — protein sequence MTDSLLRAPTALGRALEALFLLHAALLPISIAAGQVWAYLIAVVTIVAWARGSLDPDVRRAGLAFPILLFASAALFSAFVGLRPDTALRKMDRLLLAATAIAAPWIAGRSAGFSAPDLIRRLISAFLIGCSAKAAYDLVRIPLKYWIAVHAHEAALSAGGTSSFPSFYSFGNMRDPQFYAAAICIALALGLARTPAFRPRLLTVSAALCSAALIIHFKRGAWASLLIALLGMALLTRRWRMLAILAVIAAAVLQFPMVQERLGQLRHELSPEAGGRVALWVRVAPSLFRDYPLGIGWRSVRHEDLLDRGAPVQNRLNHLHNNVLHVRLETGWFGLLAWLWWMGSAAALMVRASRAAARAASDLRGPALGVLCAFAAVHANGVVEYNFGDAEIFMLMNLLAGLGAALWVHLAQTEEAGCSLAARATR from the coding sequence GTGACCGATTCGTTGTTGCGGGCCCCGACGGCACTTGGGCGGGCCCTCGAGGCGTTGTTTCTGCTCCACGCGGCGCTATTGCCCATCTCGATCGCCGCAGGCCAGGTGTGGGCCTATCTGATCGCCGTGGTAACAATCGTGGCCTGGGCGCGCGGCTCACTGGACCCCGATGTACGGCGAGCCGGGCTGGCATTTCCAATCCTCCTCTTTGCTTCGGCCGCCCTGTTCAGCGCGTTCGTCGGGCTTCGTCCGGACACCGCGCTCCGCAAGATGGATCGATTGCTGCTGGCGGCAACGGCGATTGCCGCGCCCTGGATCGCCGGACGATCTGCCGGTTTCAGTGCGCCGGATCTTATTCGAAGGTTGATAAGCGCGTTTCTGATCGGCTGTTCGGCGAAGGCGGCGTACGACCTGGTGAGGATTCCCCTAAAATATTGGATTGCCGTGCACGCCCATGAAGCGGCGTTGTCGGCCGGTGGCACATCCTCCTTCCCGAGCTTCTATTCGTTCGGCAACATGCGTGATCCTCAATTCTACGCCGCTGCGATTTGTATCGCTCTGGCGCTCGGGTTGGCGCGTACGCCGGCATTCCGGCCCCGCCTGCTGACGGTGAGCGCAGCTCTTTGCTCAGCGGCGCTGATCATTCATTTCAAGCGAGGGGCCTGGGCGTCGCTGCTCATCGCACTCCTGGGGATGGCGCTCTTGACGCGGCGCTGGAGAATGCTGGCCATCTTGGCAGTGATTGCCGCGGCGGTTTTACAATTTCCCATGGTGCAGGAGCGGCTTGGCCAGTTGCGGCACGAACTGAGTCCGGAGGCCGGCGGCCGTGTGGCGTTATGGGTGCGCGTGGCGCCCTCGCTATTCCGGGATTATCCGTTGGGGATCGGATGGCGTTCGGTGCGCCATGAGGATCTGCTGGACCGCGGCGCCCCGGTCCAGAATCGGCTGAACCATTTGCACAACAATGTGCTTCATGTTCGTCTGGAAACGGGCTGGTTCGGGCTGCTCGCGTGGCTGTGGTGGATGGGCTCCGCTGCGGCGCTGATGGTCCGGGCTTCGCGTGCCGCCGCTAGAGCGGCGTCTGATCTCCGAGGTCCCGCTCTAGGTGTGTTGTGCGCGTTCGCGGCGGTGCACGCGAACGGCGTTGTGGAATACAACTTTGGCGACGCGGAGATCTTTATGCTGATGAATCTTCTGGCTGGGCTGGGGGCGGCGCTGTGGGTTCATCTGGCTCAGACGGAGGAAGCCGGTTGCTCGCTAGCTGCTCGCGCAACCAGGTGA
- a CDS encoding CCA tRNA nucleotidyltransferase, whose protein sequence is MTEIPLPAGVFDPSAIQVARRLTEAGHIAYFAGGCVRNALLRRNPVDIDIATNATPDEVAWIFPGARFVGKSFGVTLVPGGEKWFEVATFRRDVGTADGRRPLTVEFTGPEEDARRRDFTINALFYDPVRELVIDYVNGLQDLDQRVVRAVGDPRARFREDFLRMLRAIRFASVLEFEIDSQTFDAIKEAAPHILQISAERIFQELDRIWTESDKPGRGLYLLRDSGLLEHILPEVMAMNGVEQPPEFHPEGDVFVHTALALNAMEGRDSVLAWSVLLHDVGKPQTQILTPDGQIRFPGHANVGAEMADAILRRLRASNELREAVIHLVRHHMRFVDWPRMKASTRRKIVAHPLFEKELALHKADCLASHGLLDTWAAAREEFERFRAEPALPKPWIRGRDLLALGIPEGPELGSWLRLAYDAQLEGRFDDRESLVTWLREQLASNRLPPSEPDEPTAPPPAQPEDSSA, encoded by the coding sequence TTGACTGAGATCCCACTGCCCGCCGGAGTTTTTGATCCTTCAGCCATTCAAGTTGCCCGCCGTCTGACGGAGGCCGGACACATTGCCTATTTTGCGGGCGGCTGCGTGCGAAACGCCCTACTACGGCGCAATCCAGTCGACATCGACATCGCCACGAACGCCACTCCGGACGAAGTCGCGTGGATTTTTCCCGGGGCCCGATTCGTCGGAAAATCCTTCGGGGTCACCCTCGTGCCCGGCGGCGAAAAATGGTTCGAAGTTGCCACTTTTCGGCGCGATGTGGGAACTGCGGACGGGCGCCGGCCGTTGACTGTCGAATTTACAGGTCCGGAAGAGGATGCGCGCCGCCGTGATTTTACGATCAATGCCCTTTTTTATGACCCCGTGAGGGAACTCGTCATCGATTACGTCAACGGGCTGCAGGACCTGGACCAGCGAGTCGTACGGGCCGTCGGTGACCCACGGGCCCGTTTCCGCGAGGACTTCCTCCGCATGCTTCGCGCCATCCGATTCGCAAGCGTCCTGGAATTTGAAATCGACTCCCAAACGTTCGATGCCATCAAAGAAGCCGCCCCACATATCCTGCAGATCAGCGCGGAACGAATCTTTCAGGAATTGGACCGCATCTGGACCGAATCAGATAAGCCTGGTCGAGGGCTATACCTGCTGCGCGATTCCGGACTGCTTGAACACATCCTGCCCGAAGTGATGGCGATGAACGGCGTCGAACAGCCACCGGAGTTTCATCCCGAAGGAGACGTGTTTGTCCACACCGCGCTGGCTCTCAATGCGATGGAGGGTCGGGATTCCGTCCTTGCCTGGTCTGTCCTCCTTCACGACGTCGGAAAACCGCAAACGCAAATCCTGACGCCGGACGGGCAAATCCGATTCCCCGGCCATGCGAACGTTGGAGCCGAGATGGCAGACGCAATTCTTCGGCGCCTGCGCGCTTCCAATGAATTGCGTGAAGCGGTGATCCACCTGGTCAGGCATCACATGCGATTCGTTGATTGGCCGCGTATGAAAGCGTCCACGCGCCGGAAAATCGTGGCCCATCCGCTGTTCGAGAAGGAGCTTGCGCTCCACAAGGCCGATTGCCTCGCCAGCCACGGGCTACTCGACACGTGGGCCGCCGCGCGAGAAGAATTTGAACGATTCCGTGCCGAGCCCGCGCTGCCAAAGCCCTGGATTCGCGGTCGGGACCTTCTGGCGCTCGGTATCCCCGAGGGTCCGGAGCTCGGGTCATGGCTTCGGCTCGCCTATGATGCCCAGCTCGAGGGACGATTCGACGACCGGGAGTCGCTTGTCACCTGGTTGCGCGAGCAGCTAGCGAGCAACCGGCTTCCTCCGTCTGAGCCAGATGAACCCACAGCGCCGCCCCCAGCCCAGCCAGAAGATTCATCAGCATAA